In Cicer arietinum cultivar CDC Frontier isolate Library 1 chromosome 7, Cicar.CDCFrontier_v2.0, whole genome shotgun sequence, a single window of DNA contains:
- the LOC101498454 gene encoding putative pentatricopeptide repeat-containing protein At3g25970, whose translation MHRLHSLIRTSPIALPFLKATHCLAIKSGFISDPYTSNNLITAYVKCNELNLAHQLFDEMPQPDTVSWNVVISGYVNSGDLDSTWQLLNAMRISGHVFNSRTFASVLKGVARACRIELGQQLHSVMIKTRFTENVFSGSALVDLYSKCGRVGDALVVFLYMPECNCVSWNTLIAGYSRVGDVDMVFWLLRCQELEGVGIDDGTMAPLLTLLVRVEFYSLVMQLHCKIMKHGLEAFDTVCGAVIKAYSHCSSLLDAERVFDGCVASRDLVTWNSMLAAYLLHKKEDTVFEVFIDMQSFGFEPDDYSYTGVISSCSVKEHKSRGESLHGLVIKRGLEVSVPVSDALIAMYLGFDNRYMEDALRIFFSMDVKDCCTWNTVLSGYVQVGWSEDALKLFVHVRSLFVEIDDYTFSAVIRCCSDLATLQLGQQVHVLALKVGFDNNKYVGSSLIFMYSKCGVIEDARKYFEATSNYNAIVWNSIIFAYAQHGQGNIALEFFYLMRERKVKPDHITFVAVLTACSHKGLLEEGRKIIQIMESDFGIPLQMKHYACAVDLYGRAGHLEEAKALIETMPFEPDAMVLTTLLGACRSCGDIELASHVAKTLLELEPEDHSTYVLLSSLYGRLKMWDEKASVIRLMRERGVKKVPGWSWIEVKNKVHAFNAEDHSHPQSEEIYVLLQHLKEGIKLFDSFVGQT comes from the coding sequence ATGCATAGGCTTCACTCCCTTATTCGAACCTCACCCATTGCATTGCCTTTCCTTAAAGCAACCCATTGTCTAGCAATAAAATCAGGTTTCATATCAGACCCCTACACATCCAACAACCTCATAACAGCCTACGTAAAATGCAACGAACTAAACCTTGCTCACCAACTGTTCGACGAAATGCCTCAACCAGATACTGTATCATGGAATGTTGTCATTTCAGGTTATGTAAACTCCGGCGACCTGGATTCCACCTGGCAACTCCTTAACGCAATGAGAATCTCCGGACATGTGTTTAACAGCCGCACGTTTGCAAGTGTCCTCAAAGGTGTTGCCCGAGCTTGCAGAATTGAGCTCGGGCAACAGTTACATTCGGTTATGATCAAGACGAGGTTCACTGAGAATGTTTTTTCAGGGAGTGCACTTGTTGATTTGTATTCCAAGTGTGGTAGAGTTGGTGATGCTTTGGTTGTGTTTCTCTACATGCCGGAATGTAATTGTGTGTCGTGGAACACGTTGATTGCTGGTTATTCGAGAGTTGGCGACGTTGACATGGTGTTTTGGTTGTTAAGATGTCAGGAGTTGGAGGGTGTTGGGATTGATGATGGCACCATGGCTCCGCTTCTGACATTGCTTGTCCGGGTTGAGTTTTATAGTTTGGTAATGCAGTTGCACTGTAAAATTATGAAACATGGGCTGGAGGCCTTTGACACTGTCTGTGGTGCCGTTATTAAGGCGTATTCTCATTGTTCTTCTTTGCTTGATGCTGAGAGAGTGTTTGATGGCTGTGTTGCGAGTCGTGATCTGGTTACATGGAATTCCATGCTCGCGGCTTATTTGCTTCACAAGAAAGAAGATACCGTGTTTGAAGTTTTCATTGACATGCAGAGTTTTGGGTTTGAGCCGGATGATTATAGTTATACTGGGGTTATTAGTAGCTGTTCTGTGAAAGAGCATAAAAGCCGTGGGGAATCTTTACACGGTTTAGTGATAAAAAGGGGGCTTGAGGTTTCTGTGCCTGTTTCTGATGCATTGATTGCCATGTATCTTGGATTCGATAATAGGTACATGGAAGATGCATTGAGAATCTTCTTTTCCATGGATGTTAAAGATTGTTGTACTTGGAACACTGTTTTGTCCGGGTACGTGCAGGTTGGTTGGAGTGAGGATGCCTTGAAGTTGTTTGTACATGTGAGATCTCTTTTTGTAGAAATTGATGACTACACTTTTTCAGCTGTCATCAGATGTTGTTCAGATTTAGCAACACTGCAGCTAGGTCAACAAGTTCATGTTTTGGCACTTAAAGTAGGCTTTGATAACAATAAATATGTTGGGAGTTCATTGATATTCATGTATTCTAAATGTGGTGTCATAGAAGATGCTAGGAAATATTTTGAAGCAACTTCCAATTATAATGCAATTGTCTGGAACTCAATCATCTTTGCGTATGCACAACACGGACAAGGAAACATTGCACTTGAATTCTTTTACTTAATGAGAGAGAGAAAGGTGAAACCTGATCATATAACCTTTGTTGCAGTTCTCACTGCATGTAGTCATAAAGGGCTATTAGAAGAAGGTCGCAAAATTATACAGATTATGGAGTCTGATTTTGGTATTCCACTTCAAATGAAGCACTATGCTTGTGCAGTTGATCTCTATGGTCGAGCTGGGCATCTAGAGGAGGCAAAAGCTTTGATTGAAACAATGCCTTTTGAACCTGATGCAATGGTGTTGACGACTTTATTAGGTGCCTGTAGAAGTTGTGGTGATATTGAATTAGCTAGTCATGTGGCAAAAACTTTGCTAGAGTTGGAGCCTGAGGATCACAGCACTTATGTTCTGCTCTCTAGCCTGTATGGGCGTCTGAAGATGTGGGATGAAAAGGCTAGTGTAATTAGGCTGATGCGAGAGAGGGGCGTGAAAAAGGTTCCTGGCTGGAGTTGGATAGAAGTGAAAAATAAAGTGCATGCGTTCAATGCTGAAGATCACTCTCACCCTCAGAGCGAGGAGATATACGTACTGCTACAACATTTAAAGGAGGGGATTAAGTTGTTTGATAGTTTTGTCGGTCAAACTTAA